In Pseudodesulfovibrio alkaliphilus, the genomic stretch CGCAAACTGTGGATCATGCGTATTAATGCCGCCGCCCGCATCAACGGCATGTCCTACAGCCGCCTGATGGACGGTCTGAAAAAGGCCGGGATCGAGCTGAACCGCAAGGTGCTGGCCGATATGGCCGTGCGCGATCCCCAGGTGTTCGCGAAAGTCGCAGAGGCCGCCAAAGTCAAGGTGAGCTAGACGTGAGTGATGTATTGAAGTCCTTCCTGGAAGGACTCGACAGCCTGGCCCGGGATTGCGAATCGCGCAAGGGCCAGGCTTGTTCGTTGAAGGAGCTGGAGGAGCTGCGCATCGAGTTCCTCGGTCGCAAGGGCAGGCTGGCCCAGTCCATGGGCCAACTCGGCCGTCTGGACGGCGAGGCCAAGCCCGCTGGCGGCAGAAAGGCCAACGAAGTCAAGCAGCGCATCACCGCGCTGCTCGACTCGTGGCAGGACGAGCTTGACCGC encodes the following:
- the rplT gene encoding 50S ribosomal protein L20 → MRVKRGVAAKKRHKKYLKMAKGYRGAGSRLYRTARERVEKALCHAYRDRKAKKREFRKLWIMRINAAARINGMSYSRLMDGLKKAGIELNRKVLADMAVRDPQVFAKVAEAAKVKVS